A single Thermoanaerobacterium sp. RBIITD DNA region contains:
- the hemW gene encoding radical SAM family heme chaperone HemW, giving the protein MVSSGIYIHIPFCKKKCYYCDFNSYAGQDKIFEIYKETIIREIENRKDSLRGPFSSIYIGGGTPNILPPEYIEEILNVVYKYYNISKDAEISIELNPGLIDENKLKIYRRCHINRVSIGLQAWQDNLLKKIGRLHTINEFIDNYKLTEEYFDNINIDLMYALPEQTFDDWKETLLNTIELKPTHISCYGLILEEGTLFYRLFKSKKIMLHDDEYEMMLFHYAISFLKQNGYTHYEISNYSLPGYECRHNILYWKALHYIGFGPGAYSYIGDMRKGNVKDIKTYIEMINKDGFAFDDIDALDIKDKMAEFMFLGLRMMKGVCDKDFIMRFGKSMFTVYKDSIEKNIELNLLEREGDTIHLTQKGIDISNNVFEDFLL; this is encoded by the coding sequence ATGGTTAGTTCGGGAATATATATTCATATACCATTTTGTAAAAAGAAATGTTACTATTGCGATTTTAATTCATATGCCGGCCAAGACAAGATTTTTGAAATATATAAAGAAACTATAATAAGGGAAATAGAAAATAGAAAAGATTCTTTAAGGGGACCATTTTCTTCAATATACATAGGAGGAGGTACACCCAACATACTTCCTCCAGAGTATATAGAGGAAATATTAAATGTGGTATATAAATATTATAACATTAGCAAAGATGCTGAAATATCAATTGAATTAAATCCGGGATTAATAGATGAAAATAAGCTTAAAATATATAGAAGATGTCATATAAATAGGGTAAGTATAGGACTTCAGGCATGGCAAGACAATTTACTAAAGAAAATTGGGAGATTGCATACAATTAATGAATTCATTGATAATTATAAACTTACAGAGGAATACTTTGATAATATAAATATAGATCTCATGTATGCTCTTCCAGAGCAGACATTTGATGATTGGAAAGAGACATTATTAAATACAATAGAATTAAAACCTACTCATATTTCTTGCTATGGGTTAATTCTTGAAGAAGGCACCCTGTTTTATAGACTTTTTAAAAGTAAAAAAATAATGTTACATGATGATGAATATGAAATGATGCTTTTTCACTATGCGATAAGTTTTTTAAAGCAAAATGGCTATACCCATTATGAAATATCAAATTATTCTTTACCGGGTTATGAATGTAGACATAATATATTGTATTGGAAGGCTTTACACTATATCGGTTTTGGTCCCGGTGCATATTCATATATAGGTGATATGCGTAAAGGAAATGTAAAAGATATTAAAACATACATTGAAATGATAAATAAAGATGGCTTTGCATTTGATGATATAGATGCACTTGATATAAAAGACAAAATGGCAGAATTTATGTTTTTAGGTCTTAGAATGATGAAAGGTGTATGTGATAAAGACTTTATTATGAGATTTGGAAAAAGCATGTTTACTGTATATAAAGATTCAATAGAAAAAAATATTGAATTAAATCTTTTAGAAAGAGAAGGGGATACCATACATTTAACTCAAAAGGGTATAGACATTTCTAATAATGTATTTGAGGATTTTTTACTTTAA